In Kangiella koreensis DSM 16069, the DNA window TGACCGTGAACACTGCCGCTTGTTCAGGCTCAGCAACATCGTTATTGACTGTTTGCTTCTCTGTCGCTTGCTTGGCCACCTGCTTGCTCATAACCGGCTCCTTTGCTTCATTATTTTCTTCGCTTAACTTCTATGTTCATTCTACATCGCTGTGTTGAAAAGTCGATTGCCAGACCTCAACAATTGCCTGCCTCTGTTCGGTCAGCTCATCTTTTGAAAGTAATGCTGGTTGGTTTTGCAGTGCTCTCGAATTCGAGATATCCCTGAGTAGCCGATAGTTTTCCATCATACAATCGCGAGTGCTTTTATCGAGTAGATCTTTCTCGGCTAACAGCTGCAACCAATCCACATTGTTGAACGGTAACTCTTCAACCGAGCATTGCTCCAGCAGTGACTTTGAATATTTTAAAGCCCAGTACTGCACTAAAAATTCTATATCAACCAGGCCACCGTTACCTTGCTTAATATCCCAAAGTCGGCTGTCCGTTTTATCAAGATTGTCGCGCATCTTTTTGCGCATAGTTATAACATCCTGACCGAGCTGTTCGCGTTTATCACAACTCAGTACTTTTTTCCGCAACTCCAAATAATGATCTTTCAGACTGGTATCGCCAGCAACAGGCCGCGCTCGTACTAATGCCTGATGCTCCCAGGTCCAGGCCTCATTCATCTGATACTTGTCAAAGGCATCAATATGACTGACCAGCATTCCCGAGCGGCCCGATGGACGCAAGCGTGTATCTACCTCATACATAATACCTTGCTGGGTACGGGTTCCCAGGTAATGCACCAACCGCTGCGCCAGTCGAGTATAAAATTGATGCAATTCCAACGGCTTACCCTTCTCTCCGAGTATCTGCGTCATGGCATCAGGTTCTCCCTGATATAAAAACACCAGATCAAGATCCGAACCATAACCCAGCTCATCCCCACCGAGTTTGCCGTAACCAAGCACTAAAAAGTCAGTCACTAATTCGCCTGCATCCTGCCTTGGCTTTCCGTGTTTGCTGGTTACCTCATTCCAGGCCAGCTGCAACAAATATTCCATGATGACTTCGGCAAGATCAGTCAGCTGTTGAGACACTTCTCTTATATCAAAACGACGCGTCAAATCCCCCGCTGCAATTTTAAATTGACTTGATTGCTTGAAACGACTCAAAGCCAACAACTGCTCTTCAGTTTGATTCATTTCAATACGCATCATGGCTTGCTGTAACTGGTTCGCCAAGTTCTCTTTAGTTAGCTGCTTGCCAAAATTACTGGGAAACAATAACTCATCCAGTAGCGATGGATAAATAGATAACTGTTGTGCCAACCAGCTTGAGCGTGAAACTAATTGAACCAGGAACTCCAAAACCGGAATGTTTTCAGCCAACATTTCAAAATAAGCCGTTCGGCGACCAATCCCCTGTAGAACTTCAAGACACCGCGATATGGTTTTGTTGGAATCTTTCTGACGGCCGGCCTGAATTACCAGGTGTGGTAGTAGTTGCTCAATTCGTGCAAAACCGCGCAAACCAATTTTTCGCTCTGAAAACTCCTGTCGGAAATTCTGTAACTCTTCCAAGGTTTGATCTGATAAAGAATACTGCTGTAAGACCTCACTCTGGCGCTCGCTATCCAGCTGACCTTGCACTAATTTTTTCAGAACCGGCACTTCATCATTGTGATCATGTTCTTCTTTGGGATCATGAAATAATCCCTTAAAGAAGCGTGCAACTAACTGCTGATGTTCTGCTAAGTCAGTTTCGACTGTTGCCCAATCCTCATAGCCCAGTAAAAGAGCAATTTTCTGTTGCTCAGCTTTGCTATCCGGTAAGTCTTGCGTTTGCTTATCTGCATGAATTTGCAAGCTGTTTTCCAGCTTTCGTAAAAACTCATAAGCACTTTTCAGACCACCAGCATCTTCTGCTTTAAGTAAACCTTGTTGCACTAATGCTTCGAGAGCCTGCCACCAATTTTTGGCTTGCAACTGAGGGTGACGGCCACCACTGATAAGCTGTAAACTCTGTACAATAAATTCCAGTTCGCGAATACCGCCATCACCTAATTTAATATTGTTTTGCGCATCTTTTCGTTGCAGTTCAATGGTGATTTTTTGCTTTAACTGACGGATGGATTCGAGCACACTAAAATCAATATAACGTCTAAAACTAAAAGGCCGGATAATATTCGCTAACTGCTCACGAAAATGAGGATGCGCCTGGAGAACGCGCGCCTTGATCATGGCAAAACGTTCCCATTCACGACCTTGTTCCAGATAATAATCCTGCAACGCATTAAAGTTAGCCACCAAGGCCCCACTTTGCCCATAAGGTCGTAACCGCATATCCACCCGATAAACAAAACCATCCGCCGTATTATCCGATAACAAGCTAATCAGTTTTTGCCCATGACGCATAAAAAACATCTGATTCTCAACCGACTTGCGCTGCCCTTCACCAATCCGCGTTTCGCCCTCTTCCGGATAGCCGAAAATCAGGTCCACATCCGATGAAAAGTTCAGCTCCTCGCCGCCCAGTTTCCCCATCGCCAATACCAGCAAATGTTGCTC includes these proteins:
- the glnE gene encoding bifunctional [glutamate--ammonia ligase]-adenylyl-L-tyrosine phosphorylase/[glutamate--ammonia-ligase] adenylyltransferase: MMQITPIPEALQAEAEQRTSQWLEALGTAYAGDMEQVARVLCGSDYLYHWAKRQPQWLVEALAADLSHLSDNILSIQQKLDLAWPEYEVKQFLRRQRHYWSMHIAVADILQQLPIRQICYLQSVLAEQLINCAQDWSYHQTFQQYGMPVSSDGEEQHLLVLAMGKLGGEELNFSSDVDLIFGYPEEGETRIGEGQRKSVENQMFFMRHGQKLISLLSDNTADGFVYRVDMRLRPYGQSGALVANFNALQDYYLEQGREWERFAMIKARVLQAHPHFREQLANIIRPFSFRRYIDFSVLESIRQLKQKITIELQRKDAQNNIKLGDGGIRELEFIVQSLQLISGGRHPQLQAKNWWQALEALVQQGLLKAEDAGGLKSAYEFLRKLENSLQIHADKQTQDLPDSKAEQQKIALLLGYEDWATVETDLAEHQQLVARFFKGLFHDPKEEHDHNDEVPVLKKLVQGQLDSERQSEVLQQYSLSDQTLEELQNFRQEFSERKIGLRGFARIEQLLPHLVIQAGRQKDSNKTISRCLEVLQGIGRRTAYFEMLAENIPVLEFLVQLVSRSSWLAQQLSIYPSLLDELLFPSNFGKQLTKENLANQLQQAMMRIEMNQTEEQLLALSRFKQSSQFKIAAGDLTRRFDIREVSQQLTDLAEVIMEYLLQLAWNEVTSKHGKPRQDAGELVTDFLVLGYGKLGGDELGYGSDLDLVFLYQGEPDAMTQILGEKGKPLELHQFYTRLAQRLVHYLGTRTQQGIMYEVDTRLRPSGRSGMLVSHIDAFDKYQMNEAWTWEHQALVRARPVAGDTSLKDHYLELRKKVLSCDKREQLGQDVITMRKKMRDNLDKTDSRLWDIKQGNGGLVDIEFLVQYWALKYSKSLLEQCSVEELPFNNVDWLQLLAEKDLLDKSTRDCMMENYRLLRDISNSRALQNQPALLSKDELTEQRQAIVEVWQSTFQHSDVE